The following proteins are encoded in a genomic region of Bernardetia sp. MNP-M8:
- a CDS encoding S8 family serine peptidase: MKHRYSFSSSKNSIISYQKLVLLLVLGIGMLSSQMQSAIAQSSSPSLRLKSSIEQYTSNTEQFKNDKSSFSDALFGNHYFLVVQFTTLPSYQERQNLKSKGIELIQYLPDLSYTAKINSTISNDKLEALISDFKIHAFVKLSVNQKTQTRLVQGDIPEWAISESNQVELNIIPFDTVNPMLTSMAMTNMGGKLIYESKVSGILTVSVPQTAIMQVASLPWVLWVESLPEPPKEENYYGKSAHRSAILNYGARNLDGSGVNLGIWDGGNVANHLDFSGRRTLVENTSDSDHGTHVAGTMAGAGLLNPRNTGMAPNAQIYSHNFNGDIATEMQNAITNFGIVITQNSYGGGPNCATGDPYGSNNRGQDLLVNNNPQLVHVFSSGNSQSSCAGGFGTTTGKAAKNTITVGALTNNDVITTFSSFGPLEDGRIKPEVSAFGNGVVSTLPSNGYGANSGTSMAAPGVSGTVAQLYQSYRQLNGNADPIASLMKAVLSNNADDLGNTGPDYKYGFGRINGLKAVKALEGNNYAINTVTTAGQNDVTIAVPAGTHELKVMLCWSDPAAAANANPALINNLDLEVLDPTTNTWLPWTLDGANPNNVAIRAVNNVDIIEQVTIPTPATGTYTLRVKGTAVPSGANQQYSLTWTVTEPYIEVTYPSAGVSLTPSATELIQWDMEGVSGTTSVEYSLDNGTTWTVINGAVAANTRRLSWTVPNAMTNEAKIRVSSTTPSLSGTSEAFSIIGVPTGITGQPCSGSAILQWNAVTDADEYIVYQLNTTTGVYTQIGTSATTTFTATGLSGQTWFSIRARNTTTGATSQRSVAFSITPAAGSGIDLELSAIVSPTQGCDLRTAAEAITIRIKNLACSAIPSGTTIPVSYTVNGGTAVNENLVLASDLNGAASLDYTFTTTVDMSAGGSYVLTASANLATDTNGANNTISNHTVQNNPPVTVLPYTEDFENPSPAECWDIINDGAGVGTWQYGTNLGSSFFIIPDVPAGNQYAAANDDACPSPGCGAPYKSWLISPKFDFSSYSQIEMAFRAVFRTDRGEVRISTDRITWTTIHSMASISGVWQDITLDLDAYANEPQVWIAFYYDDLNTWGYGFAVDDVVVREKAIQLVSFLPANNATNVDTNTSLALTFNRVPTIGTGSITLTGGATPIVIPVSATNTTITGNTATVTLPSALATSTTYSVDVPSSTFTANSLGFGGVLPANWQFTTITTSADADSRIVAPTTMPASASISSLATTSASAVEVFSFKVEDLATTDALPTDVTQIDVKQGAANTVTDWTTQLQGAELWSGGTQITATTTITADRIRFTIPAGNASIANGTNTDYTIKVFLNTTGILDEGVLQFQIPTVAHGVQTSNSSSSFASTFPANVVSNTFTLDVVATRLGFSTVPTTATVNSNFAVSVQALDANGNIDRAARTITLLRDGGTGTGVLSATSGLGSRAMINGVFTWSDLQFDEIGEYSIRVNDDGSAFTDLSSLINVVAPTGGGGNTIPSVSAPTQFKAIAIDTSRIDLTWQAATNATGYKLYRLNRLVATLSASTLSYDDSLLNEDTFYGYRLEAFNSVSRKEVATNAVTYPKAPTLISKTDACAGGKGKIVVNSTHTTRSILWYESETATEPIQDDSYTFETQNLTAAKTYYVTANGIRYESQTRLAVTIDVKEIPVAIILGDLVRSTCENTLTLEADTQNASSDLIYTWYSNGVAIQNSNAPTYQATRSGNYSLRITQNECVSMVSSTVQVKVGQVAPAQIEQGSQVSLCEIGELSALEVEGATYQWLFNDTEVGTSSSITVSNSGTYTLRVSKETCTQEAQINVEVISFPTDISITTDKEQFCAGDQSATISVSEVENAMYTLFRNGNRLRIGSENRNFTVNSSGEYHVEISLGTGCVFITDSVSIERIDVPTAHINLIEENMATITSTGTITEVEWNKDGEMLSVSNSLSLALNETGRYRAKVTYDTGCQAITSNSIFYRKPEPVTGVEDEEGNCCTVVYPNPTSSEVRLKLAANLKDAFTLTLTDGIGRTLITKSISKEESQQEIRLDLSKYASGMYFINVVTPSETLTFKIAKED; the protein is encoded by the coding sequence ATGAAGCACAGATATTCGTTTTCTTCTTCAAAGAACTCAATTATTTCTTATCAAAAACTTGTATTATTACTTGTTTTGGGAATAGGTATGTTGAGTTCTCAAATGCAATCAGCAATTGCACAAAGCTCTTCCCCTTCCTTACGTTTAAAATCGTCTATTGAACAGTATACATCAAATACTGAGCAGTTTAAAAATGATAAGAGTAGTTTTTCAGATGCTCTTTTTGGAAATCATTATTTTTTAGTAGTACAATTTACTACTCTGCCATCATATCAAGAACGTCAAAATCTAAAAAGTAAAGGTATCGAACTGATTCAGTATTTGCCAGATTTATCCTATACTGCAAAAATCAATTCTACTATTTCTAATGATAAATTAGAAGCTCTTATTTCAGATTTTAAGATTCATGCGTTTGTAAAACTGTCTGTTAATCAAAAAACGCAAACAAGATTAGTACAAGGAGATATTCCTGAGTGGGCTATTTCTGAGTCTAATCAAGTAGAATTGAATATTATTCCTTTTGATACTGTAAATCCAATGCTTACTTCTATGGCTATGACAAACATGGGAGGAAAGCTAATCTATGAAAGTAAAGTATCAGGTATTTTGACAGTAAGTGTCCCTCAAACGGCAATTATGCAAGTAGCTAGTTTGCCTTGGGTACTTTGGGTAGAATCTTTACCAGAGCCTCCAAAAGAAGAAAATTATTATGGAAAATCAGCTCACCGTTCGGCTATCCTAAATTATGGTGCTAGAAATTTAGATGGTTCAGGAGTGAATCTTGGAATTTGGGACGGAGGAAACGTTGCAAATCATTTAGACTTTAGTGGAAGACGTACTCTTGTAGAAAATACATCAGATAGCGACCACGGAACACACGTAGCAGGAACAATGGCAGGAGCAGGTTTACTAAATCCTAGAAATACAGGAATGGCTCCTAATGCTCAAATTTATTCTCATAACTTTAATGGAGATATTGCTACTGAAATGCAAAATGCCATTACTAACTTTGGTATTGTAATTACTCAAAATTCATACGGAGGAGGTCCTAATTGTGCTACTGGAGACCCTTATGGTAGTAATAATAGAGGACAAGATTTATTAGTAAATAATAATCCTCAACTTGTCCATGTATTCTCATCAGGCAATTCTCAAAGTTCTTGTGCAGGTGGTTTTGGAACAACAACAGGAAAAGCAGCCAAAAATACAATTACAGTAGGAGCTTTAACAAATAACGATGTTATTACTACATTTAGTAGTTTTGGTCCTCTTGAAGATGGACGTATCAAACCTGAAGTAAGTGCATTTGGAAATGGTGTAGTTTCTACATTACCAAGTAATGGATATGGAGCAAATAGTGGTACTTCAATGGCAGCACCAGGTGTTTCGGGTACGGTAGCTCAACTTTATCAAAGCTATCGTCAATTAAATGGAAATGCAGACCCTATTGCCTCACTTATGAAGGCTGTGTTATCAAATAATGCTGATGATTTAGGAAATACAGGTCCTGATTATAAATATGGTTTTGGTAGAATTAATGGTTTGAAAGCTGTTAAAGCATTAGAGGGAAATAATTATGCAATAAATACAGTTACGACAGCAGGACAAAATGATGTTACTATTGCTGTTCCTGCTGGTACACACGAATTGAAAGTAATGTTATGTTGGTCAGACCCAGCAGCAGCAGCAAATGCAAATCCTGCTTTGATAAATAATTTGGATTTAGAAGTATTAGACCCAACTACAAATACATGGCTTCCTTGGACATTAGACGGCGCAAATCCGAATAATGTAGCTATTAGAGCTGTAAATAATGTAGATATTATCGAACAAGTAACTATTCCTACCCCAGCAACAGGAACATACACACTAAGAGTAAAAGGAACGGCTGTTCCTTCTGGAGCAAATCAGCAATATTCATTGACTTGGACAGTTACAGAACCTTATATTGAAGTTACTTATCCATCAGCAGGAGTGTCTTTGACTCCTTCTGCTACTGAACTTATTCAATGGGATATGGAAGGAGTTTCAGGAACTACTTCTGTTGAATATTCTTTGGATAATGGAACTACTTGGACAGTTATTAATGGTGCTGTGGCTGCCAACACTCGTCGTTTGAGTTGGACAGTTCCAAATGCAATGACTAATGAAGCGAAAATTCGTGTTTCTTCAACAACTCCATCTTTAAGTGGAACAAGTGAAGCATTTTCAATTATTGGTGTTCCTACTGGCATTACAGGTCAGCCTTGTAGTGGTTCAGCTATCTTACAATGGAATGCAGTAACTGATGCAGACGAGTATATTGTTTATCAGTTGAACACTACTACTGGAGTATATACACAAATAGGAACAAGTGCAACTACTACTTTTACTGCAACAGGGCTTTCAGGACAAACTTGGTTTAGTATTCGTGCAAGAAATACAACTACAGGAGCTACAAGTCAGCGTTCAGTAGCATTTTCTATTACTCCTGCTGCTGGCTCAGGAATAGATTTAGAACTTTCAGCAATCGTTTCTCCAACACAAGGTTGTGATTTGAGAACAGCTGCTGAAGCCATTACAATTCGTATCAAAAACTTAGCTTGTTCTGCTATACCAAGTGGAACAACAATCCCAGTTTCTTATACAGTAAATGGGGGAACAGCAGTAAATGAAAACCTTGTTTTAGCTAGTGATTTGAATGGTGCAGCTAGTTTAGATTATACATTTACTACTACAGTAGATATGTCAGCAGGAGGTAGTTATGTTCTTACAGCATCTGCTAACCTAGCAACTGATACAAATGGAGCAAATAATACTATTTCAAATCATACAGTTCAAAATAATCCTCCTGTTACTGTACTACCTTATACAGAAGATTTTGAGAATCCAAGCCCTGCAGAGTGTTGGGATATAATAAATGATGGAGCAGGAGTTGGAACTTGGCAATATGGAACTAACTTGGGAAGTTCTTTCTTTATTATCCCAGATGTTCCTGCTGGTAATCAATATGCAGCAGCAAACGATGATGCTTGTCCTAGTCCAGGTTGTGGAGCACCTTATAAATCGTGGTTGATTAGTCCAAAATTTGATTTTTCCTCTTATTCTCAAATTGAAATGGCATTTAGAGCTGTATTCCGAACGGATAGAGGAGAAGTTCGTATAAGTACAGATAGAATTACTTGGACAACCATTCATTCAATGGCATCTATATCTGGCGTTTGGCAAGATATTACCTTAGATTTAGATGCATATGCTAACGAACCTCAAGTATGGATTGCTTTTTACTATGATGATTTGAATACTTGGGGATATGGTTTTGCTGTTGATGATGTAGTTGTAAGAGAAAAAGCTATTCAATTAGTTAGTTTTTTGCCTGCAAACAATGCGACTAATGTAGATACAAATACATCACTAGCTCTTACTTTTAATCGTGTTCCTACTATCGGTACAGGCTCTATTACTCTTACAGGAGGAGCTACTCCAATTGTAATTCCTGTTTCTGCAACTAATACTACAATTACAGGAAATACAGCAACCGTAACTTTACCTTCAGCACTAGCAACTTCTACAACTTATTCTGTGGATGTTCCTAGCAGTACATTTACAGCTAATAGTTTAGGTTTTGGAGGAGTTTTACCTGCTAACTGGCAGTTTACTACTATTACTACATCAGCAGATGCAGACTCACGAATTGTTGCGCCCACTACAATGCCTGCTTCTGCCTCAATATCTTCATTGGCTACTACATCAGCTAGTGCAGTAGAAGTATTTTCTTTTAAGGTAGAGGATTTAGCAACGACAGATGCTTTACCTACCGATGTAACTCAGATTGATGTTAAACAAGGAGCTGCAAATACAGTAACAGACTGGACAACACAACTACAAGGAGCAGAATTATGGTCTGGAGGAACTCAGATTACTGCAACCACAACTATTACAGCAGATAGAATTCGTTTTACTATTCCTGCTGGTAATGCAAGTATAGCAAATGGAACAAATACAGATTATACTATAAAAGTGTTTTTGAATACAACAGGAATTTTAGACGAAGGAGTATTACAATTCCAAATTCCTACTGTGGCACATGGAGTACAAACTTCAAATAGTTCTTCTTCTTTTGCCTCTACTTTTCCTGCTAATGTAGTATCAAATACATTTACTTTAGATGTGGTGGCTACACGTTTAGGTTTTTCAACTGTACCAACAACAGCAACTGTTAATTCAAACTTTGCAGTAAGCGTACAGGCACTTGATGCAAATGGAAATATAGACCGAGCAGCCAGAACAATTACATTGTTAAGAGATGGAGGAACTGGAACAGGAGTTCTTAGTGCTACTTCTGGATTAGGAAGTCGTGCTATGATAAATGGAGTATTTACTTGGTCAGATTTACAATTTGATGAAATTGGAGAGTATAGTATACGAGTAAATGATGATGGAAGTGCTTTTACCGATTTAAGTAGCCTTATAAATGTAGTTGCTCCAACAGGTGGAGGAGGAAATACTATACCATCAGTATCTGCACCTACACAATTTAAAGCTATTGCAATAGATACTTCTCGTATTGACCTTACTTGGCAAGCTGCTACAAATGCAACTGGGTATAAGTTATATAGATTAAACCGTTTGGTGGCAACTCTATCAGCTTCTACTCTTTCTTACGATGATAGCTTATTGAATGAAGATACTTTTTATGGGTATAGACTAGAAGCATTCAATTCAGTATCTAGAAAAGAAGTTGCTACCAATGCTGTTACTTACCCTAAAGCTCCAACATTAATAAGCAAAACAGATGCTTGTGCAGGTGGAAAAGGAAAGATTGTAGTAAATAGCACACATACAACAAGAAGTATTCTTTGGTATGAGTCTGAAACAGCTACTGAGCCTATTCAAGATGATTCTTACACTTTCGAAACTCAAAACCTTACTGCTGCAAAAACCTATTATGTCACTGCAAATGGTATTCGTTATGAAAGTCAGACTAGATTAGCTGTTACTATTGATGTTAAAGAAATTCCAGTAGCAATTATTTTAGGAGATTTAGTCCGTTCAACCTGTGAGAACACATTGACTTTAGAAGCAGATACACAAAATGCTTCTTCTGATTTGATTTATACTTGGTATTCAAATGGAGTAGCTATACAAAATAGTAATGCGCCAACTTATCAAGCTACTAGAAGTGGAAACTACTCATTAAGAATAACACAAAATGAGTGTGTTTCGATGGTATCTTCAACTGTTCAAGTGAAAGTAGGACAAGTTGCTCCTGCTCAAATAGAACAAGGTAGTCAAGTATCGTTGTGTGAAATAGGTGAGTTATCTGCTTTAGAAGTAGAAGGTGCAACTTATCAATGGTTGTTTAATGATACTGAAGTAGGAACAAGTTCTTCTATTACAGTTTCTAATTCAGGAACGTATACATTGCGAGTAAGCAAAGAAACATGTACTCAAGAAGCTCAAATTAATGTAGAAGTAATTTCATTTCCAACAGATATTAGTATTACTACTGACAAAGAGCAATTTTGTGCAGGAGACCAAAGTGCTACAATTTCTGTTTCAGAAGTAGAAAATGCAATGTATACTTTATTCAGAAATGGAAATAGATTGCGTATAGGTTCTGAAAATAGAAACTTTACTGTGAATAGTTCAGGGGAGTATCATGTTGAGATTTCTTTAGGTACTGGTTGTGTATTCATTACGGATTCAGTGAGTATTGAAAGAATAGATGTTCCAACAGCACATATAAATCTAATAGAAGAAAATATGGCAACAATAACATCTACTGGAACAATTACAGAAGTAGAGTGGAACAAAGATGGTGAAATGCTTAGTGTTTCTAATTCTCTTTCACTTGCTCTTAATGAAACAGGGCGTTACAGAGCTAAAGTTACCTATGATACAGGTTGTCAAGCTATTACTTCAAATAGTATTTTCTATCGCAAACCAGAACCAGTTACAGGTGTTGAGGACGAAGAAGGAAATTGTTGTACAGTAGTTTATCCAAACCCAACTAGTTCTGAGGTTCGTTTGAAATTAGCAGCCAACTTAAAAGATGCCTTCACACTTACACTTACTGATGGTATTGGTAGAACTCTCATCACTAAATCTATTTCCAAAGAAGAATCTCAACAAGAAATCCGTTTGGATTTGAGTAAGTATGCTTCGGGAATGTATTTTATCAATGTAGTTACGCCAAGCGAAACACTTACTTTCAAAATAGCTAAAGAAGATTAA
- a CDS encoding cysteine peptidase family C39 domain-containing protein, with translation MKTIVSILLDKFEVSYTITYLQKLTAKYNDAQTLSDLTTLLAHYKIESLAVQIGKEHLSEIPLPAIVLASHNDENGRTHTDYSILDEVRDNEVVLINVNSEKQIVEIEEFEKSWTGYTLLLDKNENAAEPNYSAHKKAQKKQQFFDTIKNTIQFLVGISFLFLVGKTFFDTNQQVTKSILEISFYILHTIGFVISAILLSGEIFKNNAVFKKACTAFGKSSSCADTKQENTSKIDSIKKWFTFSELGVYYFFGAFLFLLIGNFNSLTFVFQSLISVLGIFAVIASLYYQKFILKEWCSLCVSIMAVLFVESLVGGVYLFSFQDEISSFTFTLYSVFSILVIAVFSFLLPIFIWNILKPVLEKYNSSNNETKNLRSFKYDYEVFKTLLHQNKKVDISEVPTHFVEGNTISAELEEEEEENKVSLVVISRPTCPPCISAKKDLQKLREDFGNYFTTTMCHLTPNQTSEDYKQISEMLSHLPTFYSDKEKESIISQHYTWINQTGITFTPAFIVNGYLLPEKYTVTDLEYFLVHLASEMDDSEENPEEELSLQEN, from the coding sequence ATGAAAACTATTGTAAGTATCCTATTAGATAAATTTGAAGTTTCTTACACTATCACTTATTTACAAAAACTGACAGCAAAATATAATGATGCTCAAACATTAAGTGATCTTACTACACTTTTAGCACACTATAAAATAGAGTCTTTAGCTGTTCAGATTGGAAAAGAACATTTATCAGAAATTCCTTTGCCTGCTATTGTTTTGGCTTCTCATAATGATGAAAATGGAAGAACACACACTGATTATTCTATTTTAGACGAAGTTAGAGACAATGAAGTAGTCTTGATTAATGTGAATTCAGAGAAACAGATAGTTGAAATAGAAGAATTTGAAAAATCATGGACAGGTTATACACTGTTATTAGATAAAAATGAAAATGCAGCAGAACCAAATTACTCTGCTCATAAAAAAGCACAAAAGAAACAACAGTTTTTTGACACTATAAAAAATACCATTCAATTTTTAGTGGGTATTTCTTTTTTATTTTTAGTTGGAAAAACTTTTTTTGACACGAATCAACAAGTCACAAAGTCTATTCTTGAAATTTCCTTTTATATTTTACATACTATAGGATTTGTAATTAGTGCTATCTTACTTTCTGGAGAAATTTTTAAAAATAATGCAGTTTTCAAAAAAGCTTGTACTGCCTTCGGAAAATCATCTTCATGTGCTGATACAAAACAAGAAAATACAAGTAAAATAGATTCAATCAAAAAATGGTTTACCTTTTCAGAATTGGGTGTTTATTATTTCTTTGGGGCATTTTTATTTTTACTGATTGGTAATTTTAATTCTTTAACATTCGTTTTTCAGAGTTTGATTTCTGTTTTGGGGATTTTTGCAGTCATTGCATCTTTATATTATCAAAAGTTTATTCTTAAAGAATGGTGTTCGCTTTGTGTTTCTATAATGGCAGTTTTGTTTGTAGAATCTTTGGTAGGGGGAGTATATTTATTTAGCTTTCAAGATGAAATTTCATCTTTTACTTTTACTTTGTATTCTGTTTTTTCAATTTTAGTAATAGCTGTTTTTTCATTCCTGTTGCCTATATTTATTTGGAATATTTTAAAACCAGTTCTTGAAAAATATAACTCTTCTAATAACGAAACTAAGAATCTACGTTCTTTTAAGTATGATTATGAGGTTTTCAAAACACTTCTTCATCAAAATAAAAAAGTAGATATAAGCGAAGTTCCAACCCATTTTGTAGAAGGAAATACTATTTCAGCCGAACTAGAGGAAGAAGAAGAGGAGAATAAAGTTTCTTTAGTTGTCATTAGTCGCCCTACTTGTCCACCTTGTATTAGTGCAAAGAAAGATTTACAAAAATTGAGAGAAGATTTTGGCAATTATTTTACTACAACTATGTGCCATTTGACTCCCAATCAAACAAGTGAAGATTACAAGCAGATTTCAGAAATGTTATCCCATCTTCCGACATTTTATTCTGATAAAGAAAAAGAAAGTATCATTTCACAACATTATACTTGGATAAATCAGACAGGAATTACTTTTACACCTGCTTTTATTGTAAATGGGTATTTATTACCAGAAAAATATACAGTTACTGATTTAGAGTATTTTTTAGTGCATTTGGCTAGTGAAATGGATGATTCAGAAGAAAATCCAGAAGAAGAACTATCTTTGCAAGAAAACTAA
- a CDS encoding NifU N-terminal domain-containing protein — MAVITDNNRAPHVHIYVEENPNPNSMKFVMSFMLMADGIVKDYASKEDTTDSPLAAALFNEFDFVERVFLSKNFITITKTENVEWVEINSILRNYLKDYFEAQKPVFSEDLPDSKVELNDDPTIARIKDILDQYIRPAVEMDGGAISFSQFDKETGKLSVLLQGSCSGCPSSSITLKAGIENLFKNMMPEVKEVVAENG, encoded by the coding sequence ATGGCAGTAATCACAGATAACAACCGTGCGCCCCACGTACATATATATGTAGAAGAAAATCCAAATCCTAATTCAATGAAATTTGTGATGAGCTTTATGCTCATGGCAGATGGAATAGTAAAAGATTATGCAAGTAAAGAAGACACAACAGATTCTCCTTTAGCAGCTGCTCTTTTTAATGAATTTGATTTTGTAGAGCGTGTATTTTTGAGTAAAAACTTTATTACAATTACCAAAACTGAAAATGTAGAGTGGGTAGAAATCAATTCTATCCTTCGTAATTATTTGAAAGACTATTTTGAGGCTCAAAAGCCTGTTTTTTCAGAAGACTTACCAGACTCAAAAGTCGAACTCAATGATGATCCAACTATTGCAAGAATAAAAGATATTTTAGACCAATATATTCGTCCTGCTGTAGAAATGGACGGAGGAGCAATTTCTTTTTCTCAATTTGATAAAGAAACAGGAAAGTTGAGCGTTTTGCTTCAAGGTTCTTGTAGTGGATGTCCATCTTCTTCAATTACTTTGAAGGCTGGAATTGAAAATCTTTTCAAAAATATGATGCCTGAGGTAAAAGAAGTAGTGGCCGAAAATGGCTAA
- a CDS encoding sigma-70 family RNA polymerase sigma factor: MAKSLPEKEKLHIFNTEFMPHADAMYNFAYKLTFDEDDAKDLVQDAYMKAYRFAGSYEVGTNAKAWLFRILKNSFINNYRKKTKEPSKVDYQDVENYYNSASVETAEMNHTVDLRTSTMQNKIGDEVTGALNSLPVDFRTVIILCDLEGFTYEEMAVILDIPIGTVRSRLHRARGVLKEKLIEYAKQFGFDVD; the protein is encoded by the coding sequence ATGGCTAAATCACTTCCAGAAAAAGAAAAACTACATATTTTCAATACCGAATTTATGCCTCATGCAGATGCTATGTACAACTTTGCTTACAAACTTACCTTTGATGAAGACGATGCCAAAGATTTGGTACAAGATGCTTACATGAAGGCATATCGTTTTGCAGGTTCGTATGAAGTAGGTACAAATGCAAAGGCATGGCTTTTTCGTATTTTGAAAAATAGTTTTATCAATAATTACAGAAAAAAGACAAAAGAACCTTCAAAAGTAGATTATCAAGACGTTGAGAATTATTACAATTCGGCTTCGGTAGAAACGGCTGAAATGAATCATACTGTTGATTTACGTACTTCGACAATGCAAAATAAAATTGGTGACGAAGTTACGGGAGCTTTAAATTCTTTGCCTGTTGATTTTCGTACTGTGATTATTCTTTGCGATTTGGAAGGGTTTACGTATGAAGAAATGGCTGTAATTTTGGATATTCCTATCGGAACAGTTCGCTCTCGTTTGCATAGAGCGAGAGGTGTTTTGAAGGAAAAACTCATCGAATATGCCAAACAATTTGGTTTCGATGTTGATTAA
- a CDS encoding hemolysin III family protein, with translation MTTLEKLQKFSNKHQELANTITHGLGIVLSVIALMLLVNWASEAQDMWKIISFSIFGTTLVLLYTASTLYHGARTVKLKKFFEKIDHMAIYLLIAGSYTPFTLVTLRGAWGWTLFGIIWGIALLGIIYKMFFLGRWKRFSVILYVSMGWMAVVAIQPFFENLHTGGLILLGIGGLSYSLGVIFFIWERLPFNHAIWHLFVLGGSLCHFLAVGLYV, from the coding sequence TTGACAACTCTAGAAAAATTACAAAAATTTAGCAACAAACACCAAGAACTTGCCAATACAATCACACACGGATTAGGCATTGTTCTGAGTGTCATTGCTCTTATGCTTCTTGTTAATTGGGCAAGTGAAGCACAAGATATGTGGAAAATAATTAGCTTTTCCATTTTCGGAACTACACTTGTTTTGCTTTATACAGCTTCTACACTTTATCATGGAGCAAGAACAGTTAAACTAAAAAAGTTTTTTGAAAAAATAGACCACATGGCGATTTATCTTCTAATTGCAGGTTCTTACACTCCTTTTACACTTGTTACATTGCGTGGGGCTTGGGGCTGGACGCTTTTTGGTATAATATGGGGAATTGCTCTTTTAGGAATTATTTATAAAATGTTCTTTTTGGGAAGATGGAAACGATTTTCTGTCATTCTTTACGTTTCTATGGGATGGATGGCTGTTGTGGCAATACAACCTTTCTTTGAAAATTTACACACAGGAGGACTTATTTTGCTCGGAATTGGTGGGCTTTCCTATTCATTAGGTGTAATATTTTTTATTTGGGAAAGACTGCCTTTTAATCATGCTATTTGGCATCTATTCGTTTTGGGAGGAAGTTTGTGTCATTTCTTAGCTGTTGGATTATATGTCTAA
- the mscL gene encoding large-conductance mechanosensitive channel protein MscL: MGFIKEFKDFAVKGNVIDLAVGVIIGGAFGKIVTSLVNDIIMPPIGILTGGIDFANLKFVLKSAVLDETGKVIEEAVSINYGNFINIVIQFLIIALCVFAVVKAFNALKKKAEDPKNVEAPTPKDILLLTEIRDLLKGSSSNNIEEEDKLKTE; this comes from the coding sequence ATGGGCTTTATAAAAGAATTTAAGGATTTTGCTGTCAAAGGAAATGTCATTGATTTGGCTGTCGGTGTAATTATTGGAGGAGCTTTTGGGAAAATTGTAACTTCACTTGTCAATGATATTATTATGCCTCCTATCGGAATATTGACGGGAGGAATTGATTTTGCTAATCTAAAATTTGTACTTAAAAGTGCTGTTTTAGATGAAACAGGAAAAGTGATTGAAGAAGCTGTTTCTATCAATTACGGCAATTTTATCAATATTGTAATTCAATTTCTCATAATTGCTCTTTGTGTTTTTGCTGTTGTAAAGGCTTTTAATGCCTTAAAAAAGAAAGCAGAAGACCCAAAAAATGTAGAAGCACCAACACCAAAAGATATTCTATTGCTTACCGAAATTAGAGATTTACTAAAAGGAAGTTCTTCAAATAATATAGAAGAAGAAGACAAACTGAAAACAGAGTAA
- the mscL gene encoding large-conductance mechanosensitive channel protein MscL, which yields MGLIKEFKDFAVKGNVVDLAVGVIIGAAFGKIVTSFVNDIVMPPIGLATGGVDFADLKLVLKEAVVDAAGTVTTEAVSINYGNFLNIIIQFLIIALCVFAVVKGFNSLKKKAEDPKNPEAPTPQDILLLTEIRDLLKK from the coding sequence ATGGGATTAATCAAAGAATTTAAAGATTTTGCTGTTAAGGGCAATGTAGTCGACCTTGCTGTCGGTGTGATTATCGGTGCTGCTTTCGGAAAAATTGTTACTTCGTTTGTCAATGACATCGTTATGCCACCTATCGGATTGGCAACTGGAGGAGTAGATTTTGCAGACTTAAAGCTAGTATTAAAAGAAGCTGTTGTAGATGCAGCAGGCACAGTTACTACCGAAGCTGTAAGCATCAATTATGGTAATTTTTTGAATATCATAATTCAATTTTTGATTATTGCGCTTTGTGTGTTTGCTGTTGTTAAAGGCTTTAATTCATTAAAGAAAAAAGCAGAAGACCCAAAAAATCCAGAAGCCCCAACACCACAAGATATTTTGTTACTTACCGAAATTAGAGATTTATTGAAAAAATAA